One genomic region from Augochlora pura isolate Apur16 chromosome 7, APUR_v2.2.1, whole genome shotgun sequence encodes:
- the LOC144473904 gene encoding uncharacterized protein LOC144473904 isoform X3 has protein sequence MKTQKKAMVARKATKMPTIAKKRRSFLEKAVSDVRKEKKPKKLEPLDDAKRKVDSEKKKSEKAEEKKKIEDKKKIEDKRKEKFDKADDKKKCAKDQERKCDKVEEKKMEKAEEKVTDECTYDITEKKKVQKIEEKTKLEKQLIESKKKIEKTEEKKKSGKLEDESMEDQIKLSNVSEENNLHEDKVDAVCSVTKKKCKDDKKKDGKPVKSDFKENIKISVIKDKKSERKKLLEKGTISSKGSLTRTKKSSKTRSLQKKGISRKTVLTKKSHLSVVQKLVDKKIKINKLIKDEETSVSEEDETVKKAKKKSVNISKGKVMQEKKPKLRKHMKAKLPLKNSKISTALKKDDKLKTLVEKVVPKKKIDTKETEKPLNEQKKVVGKDDLNEEIKLKDIKSEVEESKDIDKNGKEELLSSKLSDIKKAVKSNSKLGKKMKKKVVKAQTESTNQTLSSSEDTSSEESIKQIKAGEDSPSDSVTSKQEQTDSEDITETNLKQETVNSDNLSGNALSSDSENESNDEAKKGKQKDIKKKERASSPSDEPVRRMRLFGFWSGPKRHRVASLNALAKVHCLYENETGGVYLGGFCKPKPEKEKQKKAKEEKEEPVRKEIEKKVESKGEENIPKRKLRNVPGLRGKHWDMIESSSSSSSSEDDCEQEKSVEYTKKKTIKRRKRNEEVMDLKDMVVRKRMASLNATAILAASYSDEKNRCSSSSSDSSSESEVEIIKKRKQNDSDIDKRKSRQNSDQDEVIKPSNKLVIVNQDTDVTITGVYVNQTRSTHHEGFCSIAGMQYRISSTSHTQTAATAVATELHEQQKLEQPCKSYTPLGALSSMQPPGSQGNHPNMSPRRHSAFSAPHQHGYYQPAGPLIQHPPTLPPIKGPPPEPTPTPPQNSEGSDDLVATSTTSGGTSSTGGGFYRAYCPQYYGTPPQYADLCYPSAYSHPHAHPPPYYKYAPTYRRYIFRQYYGYQESSGGGGPGSGATAGGPAVVDYQPPPPPPGEYPLPPYYGAYPPPPPPPPPPPNPAYLHSQGRPFLDHATFQSCPCPMQSCPKNVDTGPLIGNGKGAPVVSGTGLSLPPSALVGPPSPARGLAGLAPPHGANAWDTDRVQLNTHRNLNQNQPSAPPSHNLVGGHNRTQNSDCKDKNEKNSMEDKLQKCGCQKRACTSTCEVKMENLSPTEKLSVTTCPSNKFHTFKLENNNVKCESCSVEMGDNLTCVANCNVKCESDYKCDIMKCEQCMKEGQLAILEIDKDSGILLDDKLDADPDVKEELNDVVVIENENWKKPDYEPTVQETIEEPSDKEDIEKTEAEEQPKCQKVSKRKLSLDSLSDSRKKRKVDTNNDACISKKKQPKKDIQSQKRKLDRDSPCENLAKKSKTSKQSTSNNIPNCFKHTVSDNSIMETINNVIQKSLQMTQKKDRKNKNVGKPEKAKKEGNLLITVKKVVRKVDIVKNIASQKLSKVISKSGHSKSKTDTRIKLKAHDKSKGKGKSKSKVQETKAKDNSKKHESTTKSKLKTVNETIKKPALIKKKRKSTKKAYVKKATTKVEECVVGNENLLLTRKTFLKPKWSNGWSWEGDPFEAKVYLTNEESAIRRCYASMKHESGDVLRPRDCVLLKSGPRKADLPFVAKIAALWENPDDGEMMFSLLWYYRPEHTEQGRTQYDTEDEVFASRHRDANSVACIEDKCYILTFNEYCRYRKNLRRIEEGLESPGLIVPPGDQLYPRENRQPPIPVSSDMVLFCRRVYDYRGKKLVKNPG, from the exons ATGAAGACACAGAAAAAGGCAATGGTTGCCCGGAAGGCAACCAAAATGCCGACAATTGCTAAAAAACGTCGCTCATTTTTAGAGAAAGCCGTATCCGATGtgaggaaagagaaaaagccTAAGAAGCTTGAGCCGTTGGACGATGCCAAAAGAAAAGTAGAtagcgaaaagaaaaaatcagaGAAGGCcgaggaaaagaagaagatcGAGGATAAGAAGAAGATTGAGGACAAACGAAAAGAGAAATTCGATAAGGCGGACGATAAGAAGAAGTGCGCTAAAGATCAAGAGAGGAAATGCGACAAAGTAGAGGAAAAGAAGATGGAGAAGGCAGAGGAAAAAGTCACCGATGAGTGTACTTACGATATaacggagaaaaagaaagtacAAAAGATAGAGGAGAAAACGAAACTTGAGAAGCAGTTAAtagaaagtaagaaaaaaatcgagaagacggaggagaagaagaagagcggTAAACTCGAGGATGAAAGTATGGAAgatcaaataaaactttcaaatGTTTCGGAAGAGAATAATTTACATGAGGATAAGGTAGATGCTGTTTGTTCCGTTACTAAGAAGAAATGCAAAGACGACAAGAAGAAGGATGGAAAGCCGGTCAAGTCAGacttcaaagaaaatataaagatttCTGTGATAAAAGACAAAAAATCAGAACGCAAGAAACTTCTTGAAAAAGGTACAATAAGTAGCAAAGGTTCTTTAACACGAACGAAAAAGAGTTCTAAGACGAGATCATTGCAAAAGAAAGGTATTTCTAGAAAGACTGTTTTAACGAAAAAGTCACATCTATCGGTGGTTCAGAAACTGGTAGATAAAAAGATTAAGATAAACAAGTTAATAAAGGACGAGGAAACATCAGTAAGCGAGGAAGACGAAACAGTGAAGAAAGCTAAGAAGAAAAGTGTTAATATATCTAAAGGTAAAGTCATGCAAGAGAAGAAACCAAAGTTAAGGAAGCATATGAAAGCTAAGTTGCCtttgaaaaatagtaaaataagcACTGCATTAAAAAAGGATGATAAGCTTAAAACATTGGTAGAGAAAGTTGTacctaaaaagaaaatagatacGAAAGAAACTGAGAAACCGTTGAATGAACAGAAGAAGGTTGTAGGTAAAGATGATTTGAAtgaggaaattaaattaaaggatATAAAAAGCGAAGTAGAAGAAAGTAAagatattgataaaaatggtaaagaaGAGCTGCTGTCCTCGAAATTATCAGACATTAAGAAAGCTGTAAAAAGTAATTCAAAGCTTggtaaaaaaatgaaaaagaaggTTGTTAAAGCACAAACTGAGAGCACCAATCAAACACTTTCTTCTTCTGAAGATACATCTTCCGAAGAATCGATTAAGCAGATCAAAGCTGGCGAGGATAGTCCAAGTGATAGTGTTACTTCTAAACAGGAACAAACTGATAGTGAAGATATAACAGAGACtaatttaaaacaagaaaCAGTTAATAGTGATAACTTAAGTGGCAATGCTTTGTCATCGGATTcagaaaatgaaagtaatgATGAAGCAAAGAAAGGCAAACAGAaagatattaagaaaaaagagagagccaGTTCACCTTCTGATGAACCTGTTCGGCGAATGAGATTATTTGGTTTCTGGAGTGGACCGAAAAGACACAGGGTGGCTTCTTTAAATGCATTGGCTAAAGTACATTGTTTATACGAAAATGAAACTGGCGGCGTGTACCTTGGCGGTTTTTGTAAACCAAAACCTGAAAAGGAGAAGCAGAAGAAAgcaaaggaagaaaaagaggaaccTGTTCGTAAGGAGATCGAAAAGAAAGTAGAAAGTAAAggagaagaaaatattccaaaaaggAAACTCCGAAATGTTCCAGGATTGCGTGGAAAGCACTGGGATATGATAGAGAgctcttcgtcgtcgtcttcttccGAGGATGATTGTGAACAGGAAAAAAGTGTggaatacactaagaaaaagACGATTaaacggagaaaaagaaatgaggAAGTAatggatttgaaagatatGGTTGTTCGTAAAAGAATGGCAAGTCTTAATGCTACCGCAATTTTGGCCGCTTCGTATTCAGATGAGAAAAATCGTTGCAGTAGCAGCAGCTCTGATTCCTCTAGCGAATCGGAAGtagagattattaaaaaacgaaagCAAAACGATTCCGATATTGACAAGCGAAAATCAAGGCAAAACTCAGACCAGGATGAAGTAATAAAACCATCCAACAaacttgttattgttaatcaaGATACAGATGTTACTATTACTG gTGTTTATGTTAATCAAACTCGATCTACGCATCACGAAGGGTTTTGTAGCATTGCTGGTATGCAGTATAGAATAAGTTCAACCAGTCACACTCAGACTGCAGCTACTGCAGTTGCTACAGAACTTCATGAGCAG CAAAAATTGGAACAACCTTGCAAATCATATACACCGTTAGGTGCATTATCATCAATGCAACCACCTGGTAGTCAAGGCAATCATCCAAATATGTCACCCAGAAGACATTCAGCATTCTCAGCTCCGCACCAACATG ggTATTATCAGCCGGCTGGTCCACTGATACAGCACCCACCAACTTTACCACCAATAAAAGGACCACCTCCAGAACCAACTCCTACACCTCCACAAAATTCTGAAGGCTCAGATGATTTGGTAGCAACTTCAACAACTTCTGGAGGAACTAGTAGTACag GAGGTGGATTCTATAGGGCATATTGTCCTCAATACTATGGCACACCACCACAATATGCAGATCTGTGTTATCCCTCAGCCTACTCTCATCCACATGCTCATCCACCGCCTTACTATAAATACGCACCAACTTATAGAAG GTATATTTTTAGGCAGTATTACGGATATCAGGAATCTAGTGGAGGTGGTGGTCCCGGAAGCGGTGCTACCGCAGGTGGTCCAGCGGTCGTCGACTATCAACCACCTCCGCCACCGCCTGGCGAGTATCCTTTACCTCCGTACTATGGAGCATATCCGCCACCTCCTCCACCGCCTCCACCCCCACCTAATCCAGCATATCTGCATTCTCAAGGAAGACCATTTTTAGATC aTGCAACCTTCCAGAGTTGTCCATGCCCGATGCAATCTTGTCCAAAAAACGTGGATACTGGGCCCCTTATTGGTAATGGTAAGGGAGCGCCAGTGGTATCGGGGACCGGTCTGTCATTGCCGCCCAGTGCTTTGGTAGGTCCGCCCTCGCCGGCGAGGGGGCTAGCCGGGCTAGCGCCGCCTCACGGTGCCAATGCCTGGGATACGGATCGCGTCCAACTTAACACTCATCGCAACCTGAATCAGAACCAACCTTCGGCCCCTCCTTCTCATAACTTAGTCGGTGGACATAATCGCACTCAAAACTCAGACTGCAAAGACAAG AATGAGAAGAATTCTATGGAGGATAAGTTGCAAAAGTGTGGGTGTCAGAAACGTGCCTGTACATCAACGTGTGAAgttaaaatggaaaatctTTCTCCTACCGAGAAATTATCGGTGACAACGTGTCCGAGTAACAAATTTCATACATTCAAGCTGGAAAATAACAATGTGAAGTGCGAGTCTTGTAGTGTAGAAATGGGTGATAACTTGACATGCGTCGCAAATTGTAACGTCAAATGCGAATCGGATTACAAATGCGATATAATGAAATGCGAGCAATGCATGAAAGAGGGACAGTTGGCCATTCTAGAAATCGACAAAGACTCGGGTATATTATTAGATGATAAATTGGATGCAGATCCCGATGTTAAAGAGGAGTTGAACGATGTTGTTGTGATTGAGAATGAGAATTGGAAGAAGCCAGATTACGAGCCAACGGTACAAGAAACCATCGAGGAACCGTCGGATAAAGAAGATATAGAGAAAACGGAAGCGGAAGAGCAACCCAAGTGTCAAAAGGTATCGAAGAGAAAATTGTCTTTAGATAGCTTGTCGGATagtagaaagaaaaggaag GTTGATACTAACAATGATGCATgcatttcaaagaaaaagCAACCGAAAAAAGATATTCAGAGTCAAAAGCGAAAACTGGATAGAGATTCTCCTTGCGAGAATTTAGCGAAAAAGTCAAAGACTTCAAAACAAAGTACAAGTAATAATATCCCGAATTGCTTTAAGCACACAGTCAGCGATAATTCTATCATGGAGACTATTAACAATGTTATACAGAAAAGTTTGCAAATGACGCAGAAGAAAGATCGCAAGAACAAGAATGTAGGAAAGCCCGAGAAGGCGAAGAAAGAAGGGAACCTGTTAATTACAGTGAAGAAGGTAGTTAGGAAAGTtgatatagtaaaaaatatagcatCACAGAAATTATCGAAAGTGATTTCAAAAAGCGGTCATTCTAAAAGTAAAACTGACACACGGATTAAATTAAAGGCGCACGATAAGAGTAAGGGCAAAGGGAAAAGTAAATCCAAAGTTCAAGAAACGAAAGCGAAGGATAACAGCAAAAAGCATGAGAGTACAacaaaatctaaattaaaaactgttaacGAGACCATTAAAAAGCCGGCCCTGATTAAGAAGAAGCGGAAAAGCACGAAGAAAGCATATGTAAAAAAGGCAACTACCAAAGTCGAAGAGTGCGTAgtaggaaatgaaaatttattgctaactaggaaaacatttttaaaacccAAGTGGAGTAATGGATGGAGTTGGGAAGGGGATCCGTTTGAAGCCAAAGTTTATTTAACG aacGAAGAATCAGCTATACGTCGATGTTACGCGAGTATGAAACACGAGAGTGGCGATGTTTTAAGACCTCGTGACTGTGTTTTATTAAAGAGCGGTCCACGAAAAGCCGATTTGCCGTTTGTAGCAAAAATTGCCGCGTTATGGGAAAATCCAGACGACg GCGAAATGATGTTTTCCTTGTTGTGGTACTATAGACCGGAACATACTGAGCAAGGTAGAACTCAATACGACACCGAGGACGAGGTGTTCGCTTCTCGGCATCGGGATGCAAACAGTGTTGCTTGTATAGAagataaatgttatattttgaCATTCAATGAATATTGTCG gTACCGTAAAAATTTACGAAGAATCGAGGAGGGATTAGAGAGTCCTGGCTTAATAGTTCCACCGGGGGATCAACTATATCCACGAGAGAATCGGCAACCACCGATACCAGTATCCTCGGATATGGTTCTGTTTTGTCGACGCGTCTACGATTACCGTGGCAAAAAACTTGTTAAGAATCCTGGATGA
- the LOC144473904 gene encoding uncharacterized protein LOC144473904 isoform X1: MKTQKKAMVARKATKMPTIAKKRRSFLEKAVSDVRKEKKPKKLEPLDDAKRKVDSEKKKSEKAEEKKKIEDKKKIEDKRKEKFDKADDKKKCAKDQERKCDKVEEKKMEKAEEKVTDECTYDITEKKKVQKIEEKTKLEKQLIESKKKIEKTEEKKKSGKLEDESMEDQIKLSNVSEENNLHEDKVDAVCSVTKKKCKDDKKKDGKPVKSDFKENIKISVIKDKKSERKKLLEKGTISSKGSLTRTKKSSKTRSLQKKGISRKTVLTKKSHLSVVQKLVDKKIKINKLIKDEETSVSEEDETVKKAKKKSVNISKGKVMQEKKPKLRKHMKAKLPLKNSKISTALKKDDKLKTLVEKVVPKKKIDTKETEKPLNEQKKVVGKDDLNEEIKLKDIKSEVEESKDIDKNGKEELLSSKLSDIKKAVKSNSKLGKKMKKKVVKAQTESTNQTLSSSEDTSSEESIKQIKAGEDSPSDSVTSKQEQTDSEDITETNLKQETVNSDNLSGNALSSDSENESNDEAKKGKQKDIKKKERASSPSDEPVRRMRLFGFWSGPKRHRVASLNALAKVHCLYENETGGVYLGGFCKPKPEKEKQKKAKEEKEEPVRKEIEKKVESKGEENIPKRKLRNVPGLRGKHWDMIESSSSSSSSEDDCEQEKSVEYTKKKTIKRRKRNEEVMDLKDMVVRKRMASLNATAILAASYSDEKNRCSSSSSDSSSESEVEIIKKRKQNDSDIDKRKSRQNSDQDEVIKPSNKLVIVNQDTDVTITGVYVNQTRSTHHEGFCSIAGMQYRISSTSHTQTAATAVATELHEQQKLEQPCKSYTPLGALSSMQPPGSQGNHPNMSPRRHSAFSAPHQHGYYQPAGPLIQHPPTLPPIKGPPPEPTPTPPQNSEGSDDLVATSTTSGGTSSTGGGFYRAYCPQYYGTPPQYADLCYPSAYSHPHAHPPPYYKYAPTYRRYIFRQYYGYQESSGGGGPGSGATAGGPAVVDYQPPPPPPGEYPLPPYYGAYPPPPPPPPPPPNPAYLHSQGRPFLDHATFQSCPCPMQSCPKNVDTGPLIGNGKGAPVVSGTGLSLPPSALVGPPSPARGLAGLAPPHGANAWDTDRVQLNTHRNLNQNQPSAPPSHNLVGGHNRTQNSDCKDKNEKNSMEDKLQKCGCQKRACTSTCEVKMENLSPTEKLSVTTCPSNKFHTFKLENNNVKCESCSVEMGDNLTCVANCNVKCESDYKCDIMKCEQCMKEGQLAILEIDKDSGILLDDKLDADPDVKEELNDVVVIENENWKKPDYEPTVQETIEEPSDKEDIEKTEAEEQPKCQKVSKRKLSLDSLSDSRKKRKVSKRTLSVGSSQDLTNSDFSSRISIPILSLINQVDTNNDACISKKKQPKKDIQSQKRKLDRDSPCENLAKKSKTSKQSTSNNIPNCFKHTVSDNSIMETINNVIQKSLQMTQKKDRKNKNVGKPEKAKKEGNLLITVKKVVRKVDIVKNIASQKLSKVISKSGHSKSKTDTRIKLKAHDKSKGKGKSKSKVQETKAKDNSKKHESTTKSKLKTVNETIKKPALIKKKRKSTKKAYVKKATTKVEECVVGNENLLLTRKTFLKPKWSNGWSWEGDPFEAKVYLTNEESAIRRCYASMKHESGDVLRPRDCVLLKSGPRKADLPFVAKIAALWENPDDGEMMFSLLWYYRPEHTEQGRTQYDTEDEVFASRHRDANSVACIEDKCYILTFNEYCRYRKNLRRIEEGLESPGLIVPPGDQLYPRENRQPPIPVSSDMVLFCRRVYDYRGKKLVKNPG; encoded by the exons ATGAAGACACAGAAAAAGGCAATGGTTGCCCGGAAGGCAACCAAAATGCCGACAATTGCTAAAAAACGTCGCTCATTTTTAGAGAAAGCCGTATCCGATGtgaggaaagagaaaaagccTAAGAAGCTTGAGCCGTTGGACGATGCCAAAAGAAAAGTAGAtagcgaaaagaaaaaatcagaGAAGGCcgaggaaaagaagaagatcGAGGATAAGAAGAAGATTGAGGACAAACGAAAAGAGAAATTCGATAAGGCGGACGATAAGAAGAAGTGCGCTAAAGATCAAGAGAGGAAATGCGACAAAGTAGAGGAAAAGAAGATGGAGAAGGCAGAGGAAAAAGTCACCGATGAGTGTACTTACGATATaacggagaaaaagaaagtacAAAAGATAGAGGAGAAAACGAAACTTGAGAAGCAGTTAAtagaaagtaagaaaaaaatcgagaagacggaggagaagaagaagagcggTAAACTCGAGGATGAAAGTATGGAAgatcaaataaaactttcaaatGTTTCGGAAGAGAATAATTTACATGAGGATAAGGTAGATGCTGTTTGTTCCGTTACTAAGAAGAAATGCAAAGACGACAAGAAGAAGGATGGAAAGCCGGTCAAGTCAGacttcaaagaaaatataaagatttCTGTGATAAAAGACAAAAAATCAGAACGCAAGAAACTTCTTGAAAAAGGTACAATAAGTAGCAAAGGTTCTTTAACACGAACGAAAAAGAGTTCTAAGACGAGATCATTGCAAAAGAAAGGTATTTCTAGAAAGACTGTTTTAACGAAAAAGTCACATCTATCGGTGGTTCAGAAACTGGTAGATAAAAAGATTAAGATAAACAAGTTAATAAAGGACGAGGAAACATCAGTAAGCGAGGAAGACGAAACAGTGAAGAAAGCTAAGAAGAAAAGTGTTAATATATCTAAAGGTAAAGTCATGCAAGAGAAGAAACCAAAGTTAAGGAAGCATATGAAAGCTAAGTTGCCtttgaaaaatagtaaaataagcACTGCATTAAAAAAGGATGATAAGCTTAAAACATTGGTAGAGAAAGTTGTacctaaaaagaaaatagatacGAAAGAAACTGAGAAACCGTTGAATGAACAGAAGAAGGTTGTAGGTAAAGATGATTTGAAtgaggaaattaaattaaaggatATAAAAAGCGAAGTAGAAGAAAGTAAagatattgataaaaatggtaaagaaGAGCTGCTGTCCTCGAAATTATCAGACATTAAGAAAGCTGTAAAAAGTAATTCAAAGCTTggtaaaaaaatgaaaaagaaggTTGTTAAAGCACAAACTGAGAGCACCAATCAAACACTTTCTTCTTCTGAAGATACATCTTCCGAAGAATCGATTAAGCAGATCAAAGCTGGCGAGGATAGTCCAAGTGATAGTGTTACTTCTAAACAGGAACAAACTGATAGTGAAGATATAACAGAGACtaatttaaaacaagaaaCAGTTAATAGTGATAACTTAAGTGGCAATGCTTTGTCATCGGATTcagaaaatgaaagtaatgATGAAGCAAAGAAAGGCAAACAGAaagatattaagaaaaaagagagagccaGTTCACCTTCTGATGAACCTGTTCGGCGAATGAGATTATTTGGTTTCTGGAGTGGACCGAAAAGACACAGGGTGGCTTCTTTAAATGCATTGGCTAAAGTACATTGTTTATACGAAAATGAAACTGGCGGCGTGTACCTTGGCGGTTTTTGTAAACCAAAACCTGAAAAGGAGAAGCAGAAGAAAgcaaaggaagaaaaagaggaaccTGTTCGTAAGGAGATCGAAAAGAAAGTAGAAAGTAAAggagaagaaaatattccaaaaaggAAACTCCGAAATGTTCCAGGATTGCGTGGAAAGCACTGGGATATGATAGAGAgctcttcgtcgtcgtcttcttccGAGGATGATTGTGAACAGGAAAAAAGTGTggaatacactaagaaaaagACGATTaaacggagaaaaagaaatgaggAAGTAatggatttgaaagatatGGTTGTTCGTAAAAGAATGGCAAGTCTTAATGCTACCGCAATTTTGGCCGCTTCGTATTCAGATGAGAAAAATCGTTGCAGTAGCAGCAGCTCTGATTCCTCTAGCGAATCGGAAGtagagattattaaaaaacgaaagCAAAACGATTCCGATATTGACAAGCGAAAATCAAGGCAAAACTCAGACCAGGATGAAGTAATAAAACCATCCAACAaacttgttattgttaatcaaGATACAGATGTTACTATTACTG gTGTTTATGTTAATCAAACTCGATCTACGCATCACGAAGGGTTTTGTAGCATTGCTGGTATGCAGTATAGAATAAGTTCAACCAGTCACACTCAGACTGCAGCTACTGCAGTTGCTACAGAACTTCATGAGCAG CAAAAATTGGAACAACCTTGCAAATCATATACACCGTTAGGTGCATTATCATCAATGCAACCACCTGGTAGTCAAGGCAATCATCCAAATATGTCACCCAGAAGACATTCAGCATTCTCAGCTCCGCACCAACATG ggTATTATCAGCCGGCTGGTCCACTGATACAGCACCCACCAACTTTACCACCAATAAAAGGACCACCTCCAGAACCAACTCCTACACCTCCACAAAATTCTGAAGGCTCAGATGATTTGGTAGCAACTTCAACAACTTCTGGAGGAACTAGTAGTACag GAGGTGGATTCTATAGGGCATATTGTCCTCAATACTATGGCACACCACCACAATATGCAGATCTGTGTTATCCCTCAGCCTACTCTCATCCACATGCTCATCCACCGCCTTACTATAAATACGCACCAACTTATAGAAG GTATATTTTTAGGCAGTATTACGGATATCAGGAATCTAGTGGAGGTGGTGGTCCCGGAAGCGGTGCTACCGCAGGTGGTCCAGCGGTCGTCGACTATCAACCACCTCCGCCACCGCCTGGCGAGTATCCTTTACCTCCGTACTATGGAGCATATCCGCCACCTCCTCCACCGCCTCCACCCCCACCTAATCCAGCATATCTGCATTCTCAAGGAAGACCATTTTTAGATC aTGCAACCTTCCAGAGTTGTCCATGCCCGATGCAATCTTGTCCAAAAAACGTGGATACTGGGCCCCTTATTGGTAATGGTAAGGGAGCGCCAGTGGTATCGGGGACCGGTCTGTCATTGCCGCCCAGTGCTTTGGTAGGTCCGCCCTCGCCGGCGAGGGGGCTAGCCGGGCTAGCGCCGCCTCACGGTGCCAATGCCTGGGATACGGATCGCGTCCAACTTAACACTCATCGCAACCTGAATCAGAACCAACCTTCGGCCCCTCCTTCTCATAACTTAGTCGGTGGACATAATCGCACTCAAAACTCAGACTGCAAAGACAAG AATGAGAAGAATTCTATGGAGGATAAGTTGCAAAAGTGTGGGTGTCAGAAACGTGCCTGTACATCAACGTGTGAAgttaaaatggaaaatctTTCTCCTACCGAGAAATTATCGGTGACAACGTGTCCGAGTAACAAATTTCATACATTCAAGCTGGAAAATAACAATGTGAAGTGCGAGTCTTGTAGTGTAGAAATGGGTGATAACTTGACATGCGTCGCAAATTGTAACGTCAAATGCGAATCGGATTACAAATGCGATATAATGAAATGCGAGCAATGCATGAAAGAGGGACAGTTGGCCATTCTAGAAATCGACAAAGACTCGGGTATATTATTAGATGATAAATTGGATGCAGATCCCGATGTTAAAGAGGAGTTGAACGATGTTGTTGTGATTGAGAATGAGAATTGGAAGAAGCCAGATTACGAGCCAACGGTACAAGAAACCATCGAGGAACCGTCGGATAAAGAAGATATAGAGAAAACGGAAGCGGAAGAGCAACCCAAGTGTCAAAAGGTATCGAAGAGAAAATTGTCTTTAGATAGCTTGTCGGATagtagaaagaaaaggaaggtGAGCAAAAGGACTCTTTCTGTTGGTTCTTCCCAAGATTTGACTAACAGTGATTTTTCATCAAGAATTTCTATACCGATCTTATCTTTGATCAATCAGGTTGATACTAACAATGATGCATgcatttcaaagaaaaagCAACCGAAAAAAGATATTCAGAGTCAAAAGCGAAAACTGGATAGAGATTCTCCTTGCGAGAATTTAGCGAAAAAGTCAAAGACTTCAAAACAAAGTACAAGTAATAATATCCCGAATTGCTTTAAGCACACAGTCAGCGATAATTCTATCATGGAGACTATTAACAATGTTATACAGAAAAGTTTGCAAATGACGCAGAAGAAAGATCGCAAGAACAAGAATGTAGGAAAGCCCGAGAAGGCGAAGAAAGAAGGGAACCTGTTAATTACAGTGAAGAAGGTAGTTAGGAAAGTtgatatagtaaaaaatatagcatCACAGAAATTATCGAAAGTGATTTCAAAAAGCGGTCATTCTAAAAGTAAAACTGACACACGGATTAAATTAAAGGCGCACGATAAGAGTAAGGGCAAAGGGAAAAGTAAATCCAAAGTTCAAGAAACGAAAGCGAAGGATAACAGCAAAAAGCATGAGAGTACAacaaaatctaaattaaaaactgttaacGAGACCATTAAAAAGCCGGCCCTGATTAAGAAGAAGCGGAAAAGCACGAAGAAAGCATATGTAAAAAAGGCAACTACCAAAGTCGAAGAGTGCGTAgtaggaaatgaaaatttattgctaactaggaaaacatttttaaaacccAAGTGGAGTAATGGATGGAGTTGGGAAGGGGATCCGTTTGAAGCCAAAGTTTATTTAACG aacGAAGAATCAGCTATACGTCGATGTTACGCGAGTATGAAACACGAGAGTGGCGATGTTTTAAGACCTCGTGACTGTGTTTTATTAAAGAGCGGTCCACGAAAAGCCGATTTGCCGTTTGTAGCAAAAATTGCCGCGTTATGGGAAAATCCAGACGACg GCGAAATGATGTTTTCCTTGTTGTGGTACTATAGACCGGAACATACTGAGCAAGGTAGAACTCAATACGACACCGAGGACGAGGTGTTCGCTTCTCGGCATCGGGATGCAAACAGTGTTGCTTGTATAGAagataaatgttatattttgaCATTCAATGAATATTGTCG gTACCGTAAAAATTTACGAAGAATCGAGGAGGGATTAGAGAGTCCTGGCTTAATAGTTCCACCGGGGGATCAACTATATCCACGAGAGAATCGGCAACCACCGATACCAGTATCCTCGGATATGGTTCTGTTTTGTCGACGCGTCTACGATTACCGTGGCAAAAAACTTGTTAAGAATCCTGGATGA